From one Mytilus edulis chromosome 1, xbMytEdul2.2, whole genome shotgun sequence genomic stretch:
- the LOC139491644 gene encoding protein zyg-11 homolog B-like isoform X1, whose translation MYDTPVSLQGCCVDFICENLEALCDVNPVDSPLPKMTFKDPDVYFHGDLSEQLLTKLCDKGKLTDDTLSLFNPNTTSLKRVSIQNSQLTTRGLRTLRAHRISDLEIKGLRTVTVNDVIGCLGEWTLSHLKSLNVTHSTFMNSTNFIVVISLTKLQNLQSLNVSHTEFNNHGLEIIATDLPCLEHLDISNTRVTDISSVKKCKDRLKSLSIYNIRPLNEEEVIPILFEMKHLVHLDISEDPSVQPLLNLQNGRFKIKALLAVPSCLPCLTSLDISGKEGANETMIRDFMTTHTMRFVGAALTPYCEYEMLADEINTDIVVTGEANEKQILEALKRYVLRAVYVQKSLYTLFRLTQVMVEPREDIIRLVLPAMNGHPKQLGVQMAATACLYNLSKGDVGMKVHPACLKHVVNSTLSAMENFPNHQQLQKNALLTLCSDRILQDVTFDRYRCARLVMECLCQFDETSMNRMSVAICSILAAKISTEQTSMLGAKARYMKKMLELVKQKVENKVIDITLKFTLSALWNLTDESPPTCHVFLKEGGLDLFMETLQVVSEMEPDTRTQVETKILGLLNNIAEVKNLREALMRDDFMMLGRRLMHADQIDVGYFAAGIIAHLASDGPQSWLVGTPEREELLNELGEVVLKWEQPSGEMVAYRSFKPFFPLLRCKTAPTVQLWAVWAIQHVCTKNGNRYCPMLEEEGGAHILKQMIDNPESHDHVVQISKDILILSRENKAQAQKKREKKR comes from the exons ATGTACGATACTCCAGTCAGCCTGCAGGGCTGCTGTGTAGACTTTATATGTGAGAATCTAGAGGCATTGTGTGATGTCAATCCAGTGGATTCCCCACTTCCCAAAATGACATTTAAAGACCCTGATGTGTATTTCCATGGAGATTTGTCAGAACAGCTTTTGACAAAGTTATGTGACAAAGGAAAGTTGACTGATGATACATTAAGTCTGTTTAATCCTAATACTACAAGCTTAAAAAGAGTATCTATTCAGAATTCACAGCTAACTACAAGAGGATTGAGAACCCTTCGTGCACACAGAATTTCAGATCTTGAGATTAAAGGTCTGCGAACAGTAACAGTGAATGATGTTATTGGTTGTCTTGGAGAATGGACACTTTCACATCTTAAATCACTGAATGTCACACATAGCACATTTATGAATAGTACTAACTTCATAGTAGTGATTTCATTGACAAAGCTTCAAAACTTGCAAAGTCTGAATGTTAGTCACACAGAATTCAATAATCATGGCCTGGAGATCATTGCAACAGATCTTCCATGCCTAGAACATTTGGACATCTCAAATACACGTGTCACAGATATATCATCGGTTAAAAAGTGCAAAGACAGGTTGAAATCACTTTCCATCTACAATATACGTCCACTAAATGAGGAGGAAGTTATTCCCATCCTCTTTGAGATGAAGCATCTAGTTCACTTAGATATTTCAGAAGATCCATCAGTGCAGCCGCTTCTAAATTTACAAAATGGAAGATTTAAAATTAAAGCATTATTAGCTGTGCCATCTTGTTTACCATGTCTGACATCTTTAGATATTTCAGGAAAGGAAGGGGCCAATGAAACAATGATCAG ggATTTTATGACAACACACACTATGAGATTTGTAGGTGCAGCTTTAACACCTTACTGTGAATATGAAATGCTGGCAGATGAAATAAACACAGATATTGTT GTGACCGGTGAAGCCAACGAGAAGCAGATACTAGAAGCTCTAAAGAGATATGTGTTAAGAGCAGTTTATGTTCAGAAGTCTCTATATACACTGTTCAGACTGACCCAGGTCATGGTAGAACCTAGAGAAGATATAATTAGG CTTGTATTACCAGCAATGAATGGACATCCTAAACAATTAGGTGTACAAATGGCAGCCACAGCATGTTTATATAACTTGTCTAAAGGAGATGTTGGAATGAAAGTCCATCCAGCTTGTCTGAAACATGTGGTCAATTCTACACTGTCAGCCATGGAAAACTTTCCCAATCATCAACAG TTACAGAAGAATGCTTTGTTGACATTGTGCAGTGACAGAATACTACAGGATGTG ACATTTGATAGATATAGATGTGCCAGACTTGTAATGGAGTGTCTGTGTCAGTTTGATGAAACATCTATGAATAGAATGTCTGTTGCTATATGCTCAATACTAGCAGCTAAG ATTTCAACAGAACAAACATCAATGCTTGGAGCCAAGGCAAGATACATGAAAAAGATGTTAGAACTTGtgaaacagaaagtagaaaataAAGTGATAGATATAACTCTGAAGTTTACACTTAGTGCTTTATGGAACTTAACAg ATGAATCTCCACCAACATGTCATGTATTTCTGAAGGAGGGAGGTTTGGATTTATTTATGGAAACATTACAG gttGTCAGTGAAATGGAACCAGACACAAGAACACAAGTGGAAACAAAAATACTTGGACTGCTG aaCAATATTGCTGAAGTGAAGAATCTTCGAGAAGCGTTAATGAGAGATGACTTTATGATGTTAGGGAGGAGGTTGATGCATGCTGATCAGATAGATGTAGGATACTTTGCTGCAGGAATTATAGCACACCTAGCCAGTGATGGTCCTCAGTCATGGCTTGTAGGAACTCCAGAAAGAGAGGAGTTATTAAATGAATTA GGTGAAGTTGTACTGAAATGGGAACAACCTAGTGGTGAAATGGTTGCATACAG gTCTTTCAAACCCTTCTTTCCTTTACTGAGATGCAAAACAGCACCAACTGTACAGTTGTGGGCTGTGTGGGCTATTCAACATGTATGCACTAAAAATG gaaaccGTTATTGTCCCATGCTAGAAGAGGAAGGTGGTGcccatattttaaaacaaatgattgACAATCCTGAGTCACATGACCATGTCGTTCAGATTTCCAAAGATATACTCATTCTTAGCAGGGAAAACAAGGCTCAAGCTCAGAAGAAGAGAGAAAAGAAAAGATAA
- the LOC139491644 gene encoding protein zyg-11 homolog B-like isoform X2 yields the protein MTKDIRICLGFRKNSSKMYDTPVSLQGCCVDFICENLEALCDVNPVDSPLPKMTFKDPDVYFHGDLSEQLLTKLCDKGKLTDDTLSLFNPNTTSLKRVSIQNSQLTTRGLRTLRAHRISDLEIKGLRTVTVNDVIGCLGEWTLSHLKSLNVTHSTFMNSTNFIVVISLTKLQNLQSLNVSHTEFNNHGLEIIATDLPCLEHLDISNTRVTDISSVKKCKDRLKSLSIYNIRPLNEEEVIPILFEMKHLVHLDISEDPSVQPLLNLQNGRFKIKALLAVPSCLPCLTSLDISGKEGANETMIRDFMTTHTMRFVGAALTPYCEYEMLADEINTDIVVTGEANEKQILEALKRYVLRAVYVQKSLYTLFRLTQVMVEPREDIIRLVLPAMNGHPKQLGVQMAATACLYNLSKGDVGMKVHPACLKHVVNSTLSAMENFPNHQQLQKNALLTLCSDRILQDVTFDRYRCARLVMECLCQFDETSMNRMSVAICSILAAKISTEQTSMLGAKARYMKKMLELVKQKVENKVIDITLKFTLSALWNLTDESPPTCHVFLKEGGLDLFMETLQVVSEMEPDTRTQVETKILGLLNNIAEVKNLREALMRDDFMMLGRRLMHADQIDVGYFAAGIIAHLASDGPQSWLVGTPEREELLNELGEVVLKWEQPSGEMVAYRSFKPFFPLLRCKTAPTVQLWAVWAIQHVCTKNGNRYCPMLEEEGGAHILKQMIDNPESHDHVVQISKDILILSRENKAQAQKKREKKR from the exons gaCTAAGGACATAAGGATATGTCTTGGATTTCGTAAGAACAGTAGCAAAATGTACGATACTCCAGTCAGCCTGCAGGGCTGCTGTGTAGACTTTATATGTGAGAATCTAGAGGCATTGTGTGATGTCAATCCAGTGGATTCCCCACTTCCCAAAATGACATTTAAAGACCCTGATGTGTATTTCCATGGAGATTTGTCAGAACAGCTTTTGACAAAGTTATGTGACAAAGGAAAGTTGACTGATGATACATTAAGTCTGTTTAATCCTAATACTACAAGCTTAAAAAGAGTATCTATTCAGAATTCACAGCTAACTACAAGAGGATTGAGAACCCTTCGTGCACACAGAATTTCAGATCTTGAGATTAAAGGTCTGCGAACAGTAACAGTGAATGATGTTATTGGTTGTCTTGGAGAATGGACACTTTCACATCTTAAATCACTGAATGTCACACATAGCACATTTATGAATAGTACTAACTTCATAGTAGTGATTTCATTGACAAAGCTTCAAAACTTGCAAAGTCTGAATGTTAGTCACACAGAATTCAATAATCATGGCCTGGAGATCATTGCAACAGATCTTCCATGCCTAGAACATTTGGACATCTCAAATACACGTGTCACAGATATATCATCGGTTAAAAAGTGCAAAGACAGGTTGAAATCACTTTCCATCTACAATATACGTCCACTAAATGAGGAGGAAGTTATTCCCATCCTCTTTGAGATGAAGCATCTAGTTCACTTAGATATTTCAGAAGATCCATCAGTGCAGCCGCTTCTAAATTTACAAAATGGAAGATTTAAAATTAAAGCATTATTAGCTGTGCCATCTTGTTTACCATGTCTGACATCTTTAGATATTTCAGGAAAGGAAGGGGCCAATGAAACAATGATCAG ggATTTTATGACAACACACACTATGAGATTTGTAGGTGCAGCTTTAACACCTTACTGTGAATATGAAATGCTGGCAGATGAAATAAACACAGATATTGTT GTGACCGGTGAAGCCAACGAGAAGCAGATACTAGAAGCTCTAAAGAGATATGTGTTAAGAGCAGTTTATGTTCAGAAGTCTCTATATACACTGTTCAGACTGACCCAGGTCATGGTAGAACCTAGAGAAGATATAATTAGG CTTGTATTACCAGCAATGAATGGACATCCTAAACAATTAGGTGTACAAATGGCAGCCACAGCATGTTTATATAACTTGTCTAAAGGAGATGTTGGAATGAAAGTCCATCCAGCTTGTCTGAAACATGTGGTCAATTCTACACTGTCAGCCATGGAAAACTTTCCCAATCATCAACAG TTACAGAAGAATGCTTTGTTGACATTGTGCAGTGACAGAATACTACAGGATGTG ACATTTGATAGATATAGATGTGCCAGACTTGTAATGGAGTGTCTGTGTCAGTTTGATGAAACATCTATGAATAGAATGTCTGTTGCTATATGCTCAATACTAGCAGCTAAG ATTTCAACAGAACAAACATCAATGCTTGGAGCCAAGGCAAGATACATGAAAAAGATGTTAGAACTTGtgaaacagaaagtagaaaataAAGTGATAGATATAACTCTGAAGTTTACACTTAGTGCTTTATGGAACTTAACAg ATGAATCTCCACCAACATGTCATGTATTTCTGAAGGAGGGAGGTTTGGATTTATTTATGGAAACATTACAG gttGTCAGTGAAATGGAACCAGACACAAGAACACAAGTGGAAACAAAAATACTTGGACTGCTG aaCAATATTGCTGAAGTGAAGAATCTTCGAGAAGCGTTAATGAGAGATGACTTTATGATGTTAGGGAGGAGGTTGATGCATGCTGATCAGATAGATGTAGGATACTTTGCTGCAGGAATTATAGCACACCTAGCCAGTGATGGTCCTCAGTCATGGCTTGTAGGAACTCCAGAAAGAGAGGAGTTATTAAATGAATTA GGTGAAGTTGTACTGAAATGGGAACAACCTAGTGGTGAAATGGTTGCATACAG gTCTTTCAAACCCTTCTTTCCTTTACTGAGATGCAAAACAGCACCAACTGTACAGTTGTGGGCTGTGTGGGCTATTCAACATGTATGCACTAAAAATG gaaaccGTTATTGTCCCATGCTAGAAGAGGAAGGTGGTGcccatattttaaaacaaatgattgACAATCCTGAGTCACATGACCATGTCGTTCAGATTTCCAAAGATATACTCATTCTTAGCAGGGAAAACAAGGCTCAAGCTCAGAAGAAGAGAGAAAAGAAAAGATAA